In one window of Haloprofundus halophilus DNA:
- a CDS encoding glycoside hydrolase family 68 protein, with product MQDDSERRSPAEDRRTPAWTRDHAAGIERSEDTVAPIIYPPEAPVDPDLHIWDTWFLRERDNSIAEIDGYRVIFALTSSSELLPGKRHDVATIRYFYSRDGENWETGGPVFDVDERGPLGSRQWAGSALYDRGEDDEGTVYAYYTASGRRGEEELTYTQRLAVGHGGTIEADENGLRIEGPWTHEVLLEPDGEYYETESQSRGMIYTFRDPWFFEDDGTTYLLFEANTPVPEGSDTCGGNAAQQEFNGSVGVAESPTGDPADFELRPPLLDAVCVNQELERPHVVRRDGRYYLFISSHDHTFAPGLDGYDALYGFVADSLRGEYEPLNGSGLVLTNPANAPFQAYSWLAYDHGDELLVTSFFNYFEFDRPSLDEVAVLPEAEQLRRFGGTLAPTVRLKLDGNRTRVVGTLGHGHLPLPDEKLPEPWWERGEELPNESEYGRRT from the coding sequence ATGCAAGACGACTCCGAGCGGCGTTCCCCGGCCGAGGACCGCCGCACCCCGGCGTGGACCCGCGACCACGCCGCCGGCATCGAGCGCTCCGAGGACACCGTCGCGCCCATCATCTACCCGCCGGAGGCTCCCGTCGATCCGGACCTCCACATCTGGGACACCTGGTTCCTCCGCGAGCGCGACAACTCCATCGCCGAAATCGACGGCTACCGCGTCATCTTCGCGCTCACCTCCTCCTCGGAACTGCTGCCCGGCAAGCGCCACGACGTGGCGACCATCCGCTACTTCTACTCGCGCGACGGCGAGAACTGGGAAACCGGCGGCCCCGTCTTCGACGTCGACGAGAGAGGACCGCTCGGGTCGCGGCAGTGGGCCGGGAGCGCGCTGTACGACCGAGGCGAAGACGACGAAGGAACCGTCTACGCCTACTACACCGCCTCTGGCCGCCGCGGCGAGGAGGAACTCACCTACACGCAGCGGCTCGCCGTCGGCCACGGCGGCACGATAGAGGCGGACGAAAACGGCCTCCGCATCGAGGGGCCGTGGACCCACGAAGTCCTGCTGGAACCGGACGGCGAGTACTACGAGACCGAGAGCCAGTCGCGCGGAATGATCTATACCTTCCGCGACCCGTGGTTCTTCGAGGACGACGGCACGACTTATCTCCTCTTCGAGGCCAACACGCCGGTTCCCGAGGGCTCCGACACCTGCGGCGGTAACGCCGCCCAGCAGGAGTTCAACGGCAGCGTCGGCGTCGCCGAGTCGCCGACGGGCGACCCCGCCGACTTCGAACTCCGGCCCCCCTTACTCGACGCCGTCTGCGTGAATCAGGAACTCGAACGCCCGCACGTCGTCCGCCGCGACGGGCGCTACTACCTCTTCATCTCCAGTCACGACCACACGTTCGCGCCCGGCCTCGACGGCTACGACGCGCTGTACGGCTTCGTCGCCGACTCGCTGCGCGGCGAGTACGAACCGCTCAACGGCTCCGGGCTCGTGCTGACGAACCCCGCGAACGCGCCGTTTCAGGCGTACTCCTGGCTCGCCTACGACCACGGCGATGAGTTGCTCGTCACCTCGTTCTTCAACTACTTCGAGTTCGACCGGCCGAGTCTCGACGAGGTCGCGGTGCTCCCCGAGGCCGAACAACTGCGTCGCTTCGGCGGGACGCTCGCGCCGACAGTCCGGCTGAAACTCGACGGTAATCGGACGAGGGTGGTGGGCACGCTCGGCCACGGACACCTCCCGCTGCCGGACGAGAAGCTCCCGGAGCCGTGGTGGGAACGCGGCGAGGAACTGCCGAACGAGAGCGAGTACGGGCGGCGGACGTAA